One part of the Dermacentor andersoni chromosome 2, qqDerAnde1_hic_scaffold, whole genome shotgun sequence genome encodes these proteins:
- the LOC126541796 gene encoding uncharacterized protein, protein MGRAKTIPDRWLDYNDVGGVVPGTRFIAFKVPLRESISSRVPPSKRFTPNELLQRIYGLGLVIDLTCTNRYYDPESLISRGILHAKIMCVGQQIPSEVVVSEFFRAVDAFVANPANDGKLIGVHCTHGVNRTGYLVCKYMIEKLSVAPTTAIEQFENARGHKFDRNEYVIDLQRIGGQEPTLDLRSADRRVHVSEPPQAVGRQEYVSEPLRASEIQDQYVRDFLSIDRRQYLGNIQCSGGAGSKPAEVAIPTPSVSDAYRDFDSRPAISMPYGHNAWQVAPSEDGRVYGHAVDMPCSLPQQGNVSDIQPQGPSYHNDTPPRRSAFVQVRPQQHSYSHASALPPQNSMYTAQSQIYSYLSGMEPSLQPQYRAYDARQQGQGYSNIGGMAPQHSGLDAQLQALGYSQPSGMPVQQSMSDARSLEPVRSSSRVNCPNVVTASMYGGHGQYKPYSDDDRRYWRR, encoded by the coding sequence ATGGGCCGTGCTAAAACCATTCCCGACCGGTGGCTAGACTACAACGACGTTGGAGGTGTTGTGCCCGGTACGCGGTTCATAGCTTTCAAGGTGCCGCTACGTGAATCGATAAGCTCGCGCGTGCcaccgagcaagcgcttcacacCGAACGAGCTTCTTCAGCGGATATACGGCCTAGGCCTCGTGATTGATTTAACGTGCACGAACCGTTACTATGACCCCGAGTCTCTCATCAGTCGTGGCATCCTCCACGCTAAGATAATGTGCGTTGGCCAACAAATACCCAGCGAGGTTGTGGTAAGCGAGTTCTTCCGTGCCGTCGACGCATTCGTCGCGAACCCGGCGAACGACGGCAAATTGATAGGTGTGCACTGCACGCACGGCGTGAACAGAACAGGGTACCTGGTCTGTAAGTACATGATTGAAAAGCTAAGCGTAGCGCCGACGACAGCGATAGAGCAGTTTGAGAATGCCCGCGGTCACAAGTTTGACAGGAATGAATATGTCATCGACCTCCAGCGTATCGGTGGACAAGAGCCTACGCTCGATCTTCGTAGTGCCGACAGGCGAGTGCATGTCAGCGAGCCTCCTCAAGCCGTCGGCAGGCAAGAGTACGTCAGCGAACCTCTGCGAGCATCAGAAATACAAGACCAATACGTCCGCGACTTTCTAAGTATCGACAGACGACAATATCTCGGCAACATACAATGCTCCGGAGGCGCCGGCAGTAAGCCTGCCGAAGTTGCTATTCCTACTCCCTCCGTTTCTGACGCCTACCGTGACTTCGACAGCCGGCCAGCAATCAGCATGCCTTACGGGCACAACGCATGGCAAGTCGCACCGAGTGAAGATGGCCGCGTGTATGGTCATGCGGTTGACATGCCATGTTCGTTGCCACAGCAGGGCAATGTGTCTGATATACAACCACAAGGGCCGAGTTATCACAATGACACGCCGCCTCGGCGCAGTGCGTTTGTCCAAGTACGTCCACAGCAGCATAGTTACAGTCACGCAAGTGCCTTGCCACCGCAAAACAGCATGTACACTGCGCAGTCACAAATCTACAGTTACCTCAGTGGCATGGAACCTTCATTGCAGCCTCAGTACCGCGCGTATGATGCACGGCAACAAGGGCAGGGCTACAGCAATATCGGTGGCATGGCACCTCAGCACAGTGGCCTTGATGCTCAGCTGCAAGCCCTCGGTTACAGTCAACCCAGTGGCATGCCAGTCCAGCAGAGTATGTCTGATGCACGATCACTAGAGCCGGTGCGATCCTCATCCCGAGTGAACTGCCCAAATGTTGTAACTGCTAGCATGTATGGCGGGCACGGCCAGTACAAGCCATATAGTGATGATGACAGACGGTACTGGCGACGTTAG